Genomic DNA from Motacilla alba alba isolate MOTALB_02 chromosome 10, Motacilla_alba_V1.0_pri, whole genome shotgun sequence:
GGCAGGTTTTTTGGATAATCCTTGTCTCATGGGTTGGAAGATGGAAAGCAGGGTTAATGGCTGCTGGGCCTGGGCAGGTGGTTGATGAGGTGACTCCCTCTGAGTTACACTGCTGCGTGGCCAAAGGCAGCCTAAATGAGACTCCACTGGGTTCAGGGTATGTGTAGACACAGAAGGGAGTGGTAAGTTTGTATTGTGATGATATCTCAGGAAAACAGGCCAGCGCTCAGTCAGTAAAGATTGATAGCCATGGAGGAATTATGGCTGCTTGCACTTGGTGCACGTGTGAGAGAATCTCACCACCAGCAATAACAGCCAGTACAATATCTGCTTCCTAATTATACACATTGAATGCAAAGGCGCTTGCAGCGTGTACTTTCAGACTTGAGCACAGACAGATCCATGGTCATCTTAATTGACTTTTGCTACTCTGATGAAAGATGGCATAAACTTGTGGATTCCAATTCATAAAAGGCCTCCTGCAGTTCTGATGTGCtgataataattttattcagttttttgttattattttgatttagtGTGCTCAGTGTTTTAAATGAGGAGGCTCTTTCACTTGGTGGGGGTTCTGGTGTACTTTGGGCTGCCTGCACTGATGTGAGTTAAAATAGAGTGAGGATAGACAGACATCCTTGGTTTTGAAAGGGATGATCAAATTCAGGCCATCCATGAGAAGCTAGAGTAAATCAGGAAAGTACAGGTATAAGTCAAAGGAAGAAATGGATTGATATTCTAAAGCATGAGAGATGGTGGGTTTTCTCACATGTTCTTCTGTTTGGCAACCAGGACACACTCTGCCAGGTCATATCTGCTGCCCAGAAATGTTCTGCATTTGaggcacacaccagcacactcTCTCTGGAATAATGGTAGATGAGAACAGTACTACATCATGCTCCTGTGGAGGAATTCTGTTTGGAACTCTTAGACAGACAGAAAGATATCTGCTGACAGCTGTATCAGATCTGAAGATCAAATGGTTCTGTTATTACCTAGTTGCTGTTTAAAAGTTTCTTTCGATTGCTTCAGTCTTAAAGGGTAAAATGGGAAAGCCTTTTTCCAAATCAGATTATGTTCTACCTTGAGGTCTAGGCTGCAGAAGCAGTGCTAGAACATTTTGGTGTAAACAGGGATTACACCATCAGAAGGATTGTACTGGGAAGGTTTATAAATAAAAGTGTGTGATTCAGATGTACGACAGACTATGGGAGAAATAGATCCGGTAACttcagggctctgccagggaataTTTAAAGTCAGTTCAAATTACTTCTGTCTAGCAACTGCTGCTGAGCATTTTGCAGCTGGTTAGTACTAATGCAGAATAAAGGCTGGGTGGCAGTGTGCTGCCCAGAAGCACTTGGACATGGCAGGTTGTGGTGGCTGTTGTTCAGCTGGCTGAGGACTAAGCCTATGCAAATCTAACTGGGTGGTCTATCTTCAGAGATGGTTGTGATTGTAAGCAGTAGTTAGTGGTGTAAATCTTAATCctaaatctaattttttttgcctcataCGAAATCTGTTCAAAATCATGGATTATGAGTGTCTGAGTGGTGGTCCTCATGGTGAGATGTAAAAACAATGCAACTTTTCCTGCAAAATGTGTCAGTGAACAGTTGAAGAATTGGATGAAATTCCATGCCTCATTTTACCATGATGTGGATTATATAACAGTCATTTGGCTTTGACATGCATAGATAATTTAATATTCTGAGAAATCTGGCTACTCTTAAAGGTAATGCTAATAAAAACTTGCTGATATATTAAGGAACACTGTTTTTCAACTAGGAATTTAAAACCTAATTGACttttatattcagaaaaaaatatggaatgGGGGATAAGCAGAGAAGAGGTTTTCTTGTTAGCACACACTTTCATGCTACTTTGATCTCTGGTGTGATAGATCAGGCTCTGTTCTCCAGCTTTAATTTGTGCATTGTTTGGTTATTGTGTGTAGCAGAACTTGTTGACTGCAACAAAATTTGCAAACCCCAAGGTTGCAATAGTGGGAGATGACCTTTTGGGAAAACCAAGGCAAAAATAATGTTCAGATTATTGTTCACAGCAATGTTCACAATGATGTTGAGGGTTCAGCTGTCTGTGCTTACTAGTCTTGACaggatattttttaatcaacatAGAGCTACTTTGATGAATCACAGAGATTTTACCACTTTTTAATATCCAAAATATCTGTTTAACTCTGTAATTCGGTGTATACATGTGTTATGATTTCAGGCTTTTAAATACATATGTTTTGTCTTCTAGCAAAAATACTTTGATTCTGGTGACTACAACATGGCTAAAGCAAAGATGAAGAATAAGCAACTGCCTACTGCAGCTCCTGACAAGACAGAAGTCACTGGTGACCATATTCCTACTCCACAGGATCTTCCTCAGCGGAAACCATCTCTTGTTGCTAGCAAGCTGGCTGGCTGACGAGAGCAGCTGAACTGCATGATTATTCTCATTCCTGTTATTTCTCCTTAATAGTTATTTCTCACCCTCACatccccctttttctttcttacactAAGTCATGAGACTGACAGCTTTGCAGGTAGCGATAGCATGTGCTGCTATTGTAAGGGAATACAGTTAAGAGTAAAACGTAGTATTTGGTCTAGTTGAGAACAATGCACTGATTAAAAAAGACAAGTTTGGTTAGAGCAATGTAATCTACTTGAAAATGTACATATTGCCCATTTCCTAGTGTAGGACTGGTTCCAGCAAGTGACATCGCAAGTTTTACAACTTCtaatgtttctgcttttgttatTTCATCTTAATTACAGcatatttgtatttaatataACCTCCAgttgtgttgggtttttcttccgtgtttgggtttgttgtctAAAATAGAGGTTTAGACCACAAGTTGCTAGATGGTAAAGCATGTATAAAAACAAAGACAGGGCTCTGAttgaattttgtttctgcttttgaacTTGAACGGCCTTAAACCTGTTTCAGCTTTAACAATAGAGTTTTTACTTGGGCAATATTTGCCCATTCTGGTGTAACTCTTGTGAACCTAGTGCTTGTTGACAACTGCCTGTTGAAGCTGGTATTCTTTTCAGTTCTGTAGCTTAGGACACACTTTTGTTGAAGATGTGGATGAAGTGTGCATGTGCATAGACTGTTGAATTCACTCTTGTGCCATTTTTTGTAAATACAATAGTTTTGCACAACCTTTTGCAAACGTCTATTAGTTTTACgttttaaaaagcagataaTGTGCCAATCAAAGCACAAGTGATTCTGTATCTTTCAAAGTCTTGTCCTGAAACTAAGAGCCCAGAATCTTGCTACTGAAAGTAAAAATGGTATACCTGAAATTTGTGAAACACATTTACACTTGACTCAACCTCATGCTTTTCCAGTTGTATATTTTGTTTCACAACAATACCCAGCATTCAAGTATGAATTTGGAATTTGTACCTATATTTGCAGGCAAGTGCCCTTTATGTTCAGCAGTTGTTTAagcttttaaagcagaaatgctcTGTCTGTTGGCATGGAATATGGCTAAGTGTACTGTTCTAGAGAGTTCCCTGTGTTGCAAACACCAAATTTAGGCTCACTAATGTTTGATATGCAATTGGCTTTGGGCTACTTTAGACTTCTGGAAGCAGaaggatatatttttttattttcttggacTCCTGAAGAGGTagtaaattatttccttttcttcgTTGTACAGCAGCCCCCCATTGGCTTTGTGGAAACAAATATCTGGAAAGGTATTTCTATAATGCCTTATTGAGAAATAGGTAACTTTTCATATCAGAAAATAGGATGGAACTCCAGTTCATGCTTATGATGAAAGTTGTAAGTACTAGATAGACAAAATACATAGATTGTATTAGTTAGGTGAATTGATGCATTTAAAACGTGTTAGTTCAGTGAAATCAGAATATTGAAAGTGGAGTATGATCCATAATGTAATTGATTTTCATAGAGGTAGTCACAGCCTTCAGAGTCTTTGGGAGAACAAGAAACTCTTTTAAAAGATCGgttttctgaatgcttttttctttaaaaaatagtttggaAACAGCCTGTTAGAAACAAAGCACCTATGTGAGTATCACAAGAGAGAATGCTTAAAGATGCATGTTTTTAGCAGCTTGTACTTTGTGCTGACATATTCAGAAAGGTCTTGGGGTATAAAGGACTGCTAGTCAATACCAATGCTGGCCCACATCTTCTGCAGTGCTCTCTTCTAGAGGCAAACAAAATGGTCAAGAGAAATTGAATAGTCTTTATTTGGTCCTGTTTTGATCAGAACGTTGTGTCTATGTCATGTTTTTGATTCAGAGAAGCAATTCCAGAGAATTTCAAAATTGCTAACCTGATTCTTTTCGAGTCTGTATAGCCCTGTTTTAGTAGTTAGATGGGCTTTGTCAAGCCTGTCCTTATTCCTTATCCTCCACTAGTATTACAAATAATTTGTGGTTTTTGCAGAACAGTTTGAAGAAATGGACCTACTTGACTTTAGGAAATTAGGCTGGAAGAATAACAAGGAAACTGGAAATATTGAAGCAAACTGCTTTTTATAAATGTTTGTTCTAATGTGAAaatccttctttatttttctatgtatAAATGAAATTGAAACTTAACGATAGGATTGGGCCTGAAACAAATGTTGAACAACTTAAGGTGACTTGCTGTGTATTGTCTGGTGCCACTATTCTGTAGCTCTCCTAAGGTGAGTTCTCTTGGTGTTTGGGAAGGTTTAAAAAGATAgccatttaaatttaaacattcCACTCACTTAGCTACAACTCAGCTTGTCCTGCTGGTTGGACAACACAAGCTCTTCCAGTGCTCACTCAGTGACTTGCAGTTCCTAAGATTACTACAAATTCAGCTATGAATATATTCTCCATGTGTATATTTGAAGTACTGTAATACTAACTAGGTCAGTGACTGATTATGAGCCTTCATATCTGACAGACctcagcagcaggcacagctaCTTTGATTCTGTACACTGTATAAAACTTAAGTCCAGTAGTCACTTAACAGTAAATGGAACATGACTGCAGATCGATGCTTACTTTCAGCTTACTCCAGCAAGATAACTCAGCTATCCAAACTGATGTACATAATGTATTATATGAGTTTTACCATTTGATAATTgcctttttcaaagaaaacctGTCCACACTGTAGACTGGCAGTCCCTTTCATATCTTGCCTTTAAAGATAGAGTGTTTAGTTGTTAGAGTAGTACTCATGTAGGCTTGTTATAGCAGATAGCACCAACATTTTATTTGAGATAGTTAAGTGGATTAATTACAACTTCACAGATATGTCCCCAAATCTGTAACACCAAAGGCTTCCCTCTCATTGTTCTTGATGTAGTAGGACAGTGTTTGTGTAAAGGCCGCAGGAGTACATTTTGTTGGACATATTTACACCCAGTCAAGATGTTAAGGTGATAAAAATGTCAATTGTTCTTTACAAACTTACACGTTGTATAGTATACAGAATAAATTGATTTACTTAGTTTTTATTGCACCATGGAGGTTTGTCTCATCTTTACTGTCTTTTCCTAAACAATACTGGATACTTCGGTATTCTCTGTGGAAAATTTCTAAACCCTAAATCTTGCTACTCTGTATCATTAAAAATATGACTGGGCTTTGGTTTTAGTATGTTAGACTACAGAATTACTTTAATGTAAtcacatttatatatatttcagtGCTTATTTTTCTATTAAGGCAATTAAAGCTTATTGTTTGAAAACTCCGTAACAGATGATTGTTTGGGTCCCTTGCACTGAATGAAGGGGACGTCTGGGAGCCAGCTTGGTGCAAAGAAGTTTGCATTGCTTTAGACTGTTGGCCTAAATATGGCAACATTTCCAGAAACCACAATACTGGAAAAAAGTCCCACTAATTTCCCAGTCAGCCTGGGGCTTGGTGCTGATCCTTGCGCAGCTTCCAGATCCATGGGGTGTAATTTACACAGTTAGCTCAGTCCCCAAGGTTACAGTAACACCCTCTGTGCTCTGCATACCTGCATGCTACATGATTGTCTCTCTTCCTACATATCTCCTGTATTACATTTCAGAGTTCTTAACTGTTCCATCAGTACTGGCTGGAACCAGCCCTGTTTGTTTTCTACAGCTAAAATCTCCAGGCCTGGTCCTTGAGGTGTGAGAATATGGGCTTGGCAGAGAACTCACTGCTCACTCATTGGACAGTGTGACAACAGAATAGGAAGTCCTGTGTGAGAAGGGAATTTCTCTGCACAGATCACAGATATGAACGGAACACAGATGTAAGAAAGAAGATAGGACAAATGTCTCTTAACTGCTGGAAAAATAACTGCATAAAAATTCAGTATAAAATTCTACATGTGGACTGTGTCAGTTACGTCACCTATTCACTGTTATCTGGAACACCCTGGGATCTATGCTCTGAAAAAAAGGCCatctttttgaaaatatgttgtgtgcaagggaagagatgagatcTTTTAAAATCTTGCCGGCAAATAGCTGATGCAGGAGATGCATCTTAAAGTAATTGCTCTGGATACATTGCAAAAAGGTTGTTTCTTGGCAATTTTCAATGCCCCCAATTCCTGTCCTTAATGGCAGATTTGAAATCCTGGTTTATGCAAATTGTGTCAAATCATAGCATATTTTGGACTCGGGTATCTATTTTTTGCTGTGGCTTATAATTACATTTGGCTCCTGAGCTCTAGCTGTGAGTGGCTAAGAGCAGTAATCCACAGTCCAGGCAAACTCCTGAAACGAGTGTCTTTGAATTTAGCATAGATATGCTGAGGAAAGGGTTCAAAATATCGGATGTGAAGCATCACACAGAGGGAGGTCCAGGtcctttctgaaaacaaaacgGAAATTTCAGTTTACAATTGCAGTGTTGGGCATGAAAGGTGAGTGGTAGCTTTTATCTCTCTGGTTTGCCTTGGCAGATGGATGAAGAGCAGCTATGAGAACTGCTTAGCCAAAACCACCCTTGACCTGGACAGCAGCTCCCACGAACCCATTCTGGGCTTTTTATAGCACTGAGAGTCAATGTGCAGTTCTGCTGGAGTGAGCCTCCTGGTGTGGGACAGCAACAGCAACTGTGGTTGATAAGCCTGGACATTCTGGCAGAACATGggaaagaatgtatttttaaaattctgttcaCATGATTTTGAACTCTCCCAGCAGAATCAGGTGGTTTTTTAATCTCTATTTTGAGTTTAGTAACCTTAGTTTCCTAGCTGTGAAGGCCATATATCTGCGCCTAATACAAACAGCTCTGGGTAAGCTACATATTTTTATCTTGGCTATTTTCTATTTGTGCTTGCTGCTTTCTCCATCTCCTTTTTAGATAGCAGCAGTAAAGTCCAGCTAAGCATTTATTGGAAGTGTTTGTTTAGAGAGACAGCATagtgttttctctctgttaCTAAACTGATGAGTGATTTCTGACCCATTGCTTTCATGGTTCAGTTTCTCTGCAAACAGGTTTGTCTGTTTCTTTGGTCGTTGTGAGTTTCAGGGGCGGTGCAGATGCTACCCACTGAATACACAGCTCTTAGCTGAACAACTGAATTCTGAGAGAGGATCAATAGGCAAAAGCACTTTGGTGGAGAGTATGGCAAACTTACCTATTTCAAACTTGTTTTGTATTTCGGACCACTTGGACTAGTAAGATGGATTTCCAaggtggaaaaataaaacagagagagagaatagCTTCAGTTCTGCTGTCAAAAGAACTCTTGACATAACCTGAGCTGTACAAAACAGTCATTAACAAATCATAAAGGAGTTGGGTGTCGTCTTGAGACCTTGCTGGATCATGGACTATGCTTTTCATTCCCATTTGACACTTCTCAAAGATGTGTACCTCCATGTCTCGGTGAGAATGGACTTAATTATTCAAGGAACTAGTTTGGGCCCATTTCCCTTCAGTGCCTTCAGTAACGGTTTGAATGACAAATGCAGTgaagctggaggaggctgtAAACAATTTGAAGGGTGGGATTAGGATCGGTGCCCGTGAAAGGAAGGGACTGGACAGTTCCCTGCGCCTAGGGGTGCCCGCGGTGCGGAGCCTCCTCCACGCCTCGAGCAGGGCACGGGCTGGGGACCAGCCAAAATGATAAATATCCCTGATGACATAACGAGTGATTTGTTCAGTGTAggagagaaagaataaaattaataaataattttttaaaaaggatgctaagggagaggaggaagacCGGTTGTGGCAGAAAGCGGAGGGCGCGCAGCCCCACTGTCCGCTCCCCCAGGGGTCCGGGAGCGGCAGAGTCCCCTGCTCCGCCGGGGCCGCGTCCCGCCCGCCGGTGGGAGGCAtcgcgccgcccgccccgcgtCCCTGCCcgtccccgccgccgctcccaCAATGCACAGAGCCCGCCAGGTAGCAGCAACATGGCGCGGGCCGCCGCCtgagcatcctcctcctcctcctcctcctcctcctcctccccccgccCGCCtccgcctcccgccgccgggCTGCCGCAGAggggccgcccgcccgcgccctGCGCCATGGCAGCCTCCGAGCTCTACACGAAGGtagggcggcggcggggccggggctgcggggggcggtggggccgcggggcgggcgcggcgcgggcgggcggcccgGCGGAGCGGCGAGGGCacgggcggggccggcgctgccttccccggccccggcgggccCGCGTCCCGGCGGGCGAggggccgctccccgccgccgctgGTGCCGGAGGGCTCGGGCCCGCGGGAGCCGCCGTGCCGCCCCTGCCGCCCGGCTCCGCGCTCCGGCAGCGCGGCGGGGATGCGCCGCGGCCGGGGAGCAGCGCGGTGGGGCCGCCCGGTTATCGCCTTCGGGAGCACCGTCCCGCTCCTTGAGGAAAAACGGCTTCTGCGACATAAGCGCTTTGATACTCGGCTACGCTTTTTGGTGACACTGCACCTTTGGATTATATTCTTCTGGCAGTCGTTCA
This window encodes:
- the ARPP19 gene encoding cAMP-regulated phosphoprotein 19 isoform X1, yielding MEDKVLSPEKAEEAKLKARYPHLGQKPGGSDFLRKRLQKGQKYFDSGDYNMAKAKMKNKQLPTAAPDKTEVTGDHIPTPQDLPQRKPSLVASKLAG
- the ARPP19 gene encoding cAMP-regulated phosphoprotein 19 isoform X2 → MSAESPEPASAEEQKEMEDKVLSPEKAEEAKLKARYPHLGQKPGGSDFLRKRLQKGQKYFDSGDYNMAKAKMKNKQLPTAAPDKTEVTGDHIPTPQDLPQRKPSLVASKLAG